A single Vulpes vulpes isolate BD-2025 chromosome 16, VulVul3, whole genome shotgun sequence DNA region contains:
- the MARS2 gene encoding methionine--tRNA ligase, mitochondrial, whose protein sequence is MLRVRALRLLGRRRASGVSVLGSSGPRHCSSGPLGVRDDAPGARAFFTTPIFYVNAAPHIGHLYSALLADALCRHRRLRVPSAAATRFSTGTDEHGLKIQQAAAAAGLAPAELCDRVSAQFQQLFREAGVSSTDFVRTTEARHRVAVQHFWGLLEARGLLYKGLYEGWYCASEECFLPEAKVTRQPGPSGDACPVSLESGHPVSWTKEENYIFRLSQFREPLRRWLRDDPQAVTPEPFRLAVLQWLEEELPDLSVSRRSSHLHWGIPVPGDDSQTIYVWLDALVNYLTVIGYPNAEFRAWWPATSHIIGKDILKFHAIYWPALLLGAGMSPPHRIYVHSHWTVCGQKMSKSLGNVVDPRTCLDRYTVDGFRYFLLRQGVPNWDCDYYDEKVVKLLDSELADALGGLLNRCTANRINPSGTYPVFCTNCFPPAPGVAGPSARAQAEDYALVNTVATLPRQVAEHYDNFQIYKALEAVSSCVRQTNGFVQRHAPWKLSWESPVDAPWLGTVLHVALECLRVFGTLLQPVTPSLADKLLSRLGVSATERGLGELIFLPRFYGYPCPFEGRRLGPETGLLFPRLDQSRAWLVKAHRT, encoded by the coding sequence ATGCTGCGCGTTCGTGCCCTGCGGCTGCTCGGCCGCCGGCGGGCGAGCGGGGTCTCGGTCCTGGGGTCCTCCGGCCCGCGCCACTGCAGCTCGGGCCCTCTCGGTGTGCGCGACGATGCCCCTGGCGCCCGCGCCTTCTTCACGACACCCATTTTCTACGTGAACGCGGCGCCACACATCGGACACCTGTACTCGGCGCTGCTGGCGGACGCCCTGTGCCGCCACCGTCGCCTGCGAGTCCCCAGCGCGGCCGCCACGCGATTCTCCACTGGCACCGACGAGCACGGCTTGAAGATCCAACAGGCAGCGGCCGCCGCGGGCCTGGCCCCCGCCGAGCTTTGCGACCGAGTGTCTGCCCAGTTCCAGCAGCTTTTCCGGGAGGCTGGCGTCTCCTCCACCGACTTCGTCCGCACCACCGAGGCCCGGCACCGGGTCGCCGTGCAGCACTTCTGGGGCTTGCTGGAGGCCCGGGGTCTGCTTTACAAGGGGCTCTATGAGGGCTGGTATTGCGCCTCCGAAGAGTGCTTCCTGCCCGAGGCCAAGGTCACCCGGCAGCCGGGCCCGTCGGGGGATGCGTGTCCCGTGTCTCTGGAGAGTGGGCATCCCGTATCCTGGACCAAGGAAGAAAACTACATTTTCAGGCTTTCCCAGTTCCGAGAGCCGCTTCGGCGGTGGCTGCGGGACGACCCGCAGGCAGTCACTCCCGAGCCGTTTCGTCTCGCAGTTCTTCAGTGGCTGGAGGAGGAGCTGCCGGACCTGTCGGTCTCTCGAAGGAGCAGCCACTTGCACTGGGGCATTCCCGTGCCCGGGGACGATTCGCAGACCATCTACGTGTGGCTGGATGCCCTGGTCAACTACCTTACCGTAATTGGCTACCCCAACGCGGAGTTCAGAGCTTGGTGGCCAGCCACCTCTCATATCATAGGCAAGGACATTCTCAAATTCCATGCTATCTATTGGCCTGCGCTCCTCTTAGGGGCCGGCATGAGCCCACCTCATCGCATCTACGTCCACTCCCACTGGACGGTCTGTGGCCAAAAGATGTCCAAAAGCTTGGGTAACGTGGTGGATCCCAGGACTTGCCTCGATCGCTATACTGTGGATGGCTTCCGATACTTTCTTCTTCGGCAGGGCGTCCCCAACTGGGACTGTGATTACTATGATGAAAAGGTGGTTAAGTTGCTAGATTCAGAGCTGGCAGATGCTCTGGGAGGCCTTCTGAACCGGTGCACTGCCAACAGAATAAATCCTTCCGGGACCTACCCGGTTTTCTGCACCAACTGCTTTCCCCCTGCGCCAGGGGTGGCGGGGCCATCGGCTCGCGCTCAGGCTGAGGACTACGCCTTGGTGAACACAGTGGCCACCTTGCCCAGGCAGGTAGCCGAGCATTACGATAACTTCCAGATCTATAAGGCTCTGGAGGCCGTGTCCAGCTGTGTCCGGCAAACTAACGGCTTTGTCCAAAGGCACGCACCATGGAAGTTGAGCTGGGAGAGCCCAGTGGATGCCCCCTGGCTGGGTACCGTGCTTCATGTGGCCTTGGAATGTTTACGAGTCTTTGGAACTTTGCTCCAGCCTGTCACCCCAAGCCTAGCTGATAAGCTGCTATCCAGGTTGGGAGTCTCTGCCACAGAGAGGGGTCTTGGAGAGCTCATTTTCTTGCCTCGATTCTATGGATATCCATGTCCTTTTgaagggaggaggctgggacCTGAAACTGGGCTCTTGTTTCCAAGACTAGACCAGTCCAGGGCCTGGCTAGTAAAAGCCCATCGGACCTAG